From a region of the Candidatus Neomarinimicrobiota bacterium genome:
- a CDS encoding acetolactate synthase large subunit gives MKASELFVKCLENEGVEYIFGIPGEENLDIMDSLLSSHIKFIQTRHEQGAAFMADVYGRLSGRAGVCLATLGPGALNLMTAVADAQLDNAPLVAITGQSPLNLMHKESHQYVDIVEMFRRITKWNTQIKSETTISEAVRKAFKVAQTEKPGSTHLELPEDLASAQVEDVPLKWQQPIPTEPNKEQVKRAAETISNAEYPIILAGNGVIRSGSTNALLDFATKLNISVTETFMAKGSIPNDNPLSLFTIGLKTKDYISCAMDHADVIIAVGYDMVEYSPIQWNEKRDKKIVHIHFSPAEVDSAYPVEVGVLGHIAFSLNAIAEIAKPSKLPVPNPHREVMLNEIHEYDNDDGFPIKPQKILSDVRKSLRAEDILLSDVGAHKMWIARMYPCYVPNTTIISNGLASMGIALPGAIAAKLLYPEKNVIAISGDGGFMMNSQEIETAMRIGTPFVNLIFNDSKYGLIKWKQDAQFGRESHIDFSNPDFVQYAESFGAKAYRVGAADELLPILEEALRQDVVSVVDCPVDYRENIKLTEELGELTCPL, from the coding sequence ATGAAAGCATCTGAGTTATTTGTTAAATGCCTTGAAAATGAAGGCGTAGAATATATTTTCGGTATTCCGGGAGAGGAAAATCTCGATATCATGGACTCGCTGCTTTCCTCCCATATCAAATTCATTCAGACGCGTCACGAACAAGGCGCGGCCTTCATGGCCGATGTGTACGGAAGGTTATCCGGTAGAGCCGGAGTCTGCCTCGCAACGCTTGGTCCCGGCGCTCTAAATCTTATGACTGCCGTTGCCGACGCTCAACTTGATAACGCGCCGCTTGTCGCGATTACCGGTCAATCACCTCTAAACTTGATGCACAAAGAATCACATCAATACGTTGACATCGTCGAGATGTTTAGACGCATTACTAAATGGAACACGCAGATAAAATCGGAGACTACAATTTCCGAGGCGGTGAGAAAAGCTTTCAAGGTTGCTCAAACCGAAAAACCCGGCTCAACACATTTGGAGCTGCCTGAAGATTTGGCCTCCGCGCAGGTTGAAGACGTTCCCCTTAAGTGGCAGCAGCCGATCCCGACGGAGCCAAATAAAGAACAGGTAAAAAGAGCCGCCGAAACAATAAGCAACGCTGAATATCCTATCATACTCGCAGGAAACGGTGTTATAAGAAGCGGTTCAACAAATGCGTTACTTGACTTTGCCACAAAATTGAACATTTCAGTTACCGAAACGTTTATGGCGAAAGGCTCAATTCCTAACGATAATCCACTCTCTTTATTCACTATCGGCTTGAAAACGAAAGACTACATCTCATGCGCAATGGATCATGCGGATGTTATAATAGCTGTCGGATACGATATGGTCGAGTACTCGCCTATTCAGTGGAACGAAAAGAGAGATAAAAAAATAGTTCACATACATTTCTCGCCTGCCGAGGTTGATTCTGCATACCCTGTTGAAGTTGGGGTGCTGGGGCATATCGCGTTCTCCTTGAATGCCATCGCCGAAATCGCAAAACCGTCAAAACTGCCCGTGCCAAATCCTCACCGCGAGGTGATGCTGAATGAAATACACGAGTATGACAATGATGATGGGTTCCCTATCAAGCCTCAAAAAATCCTCTCGGATGTTAGAAAATCGCTTCGAGCGGAGGATATTCTTTTATCTGACGTAGGCGCTCATAAGATGTGGATAGCACGGATGTACCCATGTTACGTACCCAATACGACGATAATTTCCAACGGATTAGCGTCAATGGGAATCGCTCTTCCGGGCGCTATCGCCGCAAAACTTTTATATCCCGAAAAGAACGTTATCGCTATATCAGGAGATGGCGGATTTATGATGAATTCACAGGAAATAGAGACCGCAATGAGAATCGGGACTCCATTTGTGAACCTCATATTTAACGACAGCAAATACGGCTTAATCAAGTGGAAACAGGACGCTCAGTTCGGCAGAGAATCGCACATAGATTTCAGTAACCCGGATTTTGTACAATACGCGGAATCTTTTGGAGCGAAGGCGTACCGTGTTGGAGCCGCCGACGAACTTCTTCCGATATTAGAGGAAGCGCTCCGGCAGGATGTAGTGAGCGTTGTGGACTGCCCTGTGGACTATCGGGAAAACATTAAACTAACTGAAGAGCTGGGAGAATTAACTTGCCCATTGTAA
- a CDS encoding aldehyde dehydrogenase family protein, with the protein MSDYQKMFVAGEWRESDKSEKVINPYNGETICEIAVAQDKDAEDATAAAVEVFETMKKMPGYERSEILMNIVKEIENRRKELVEIMAVDAGRPVRIAEVELDRSLHTFTTGAEEAKRIGGEVIPMDVVKAGVGYYAMTKRFPVGPILGITPFNFPLNLLAHKLAPAIAAGCTLVVKAPPQAPLTAHILGEITESAGLPKGAFSVFHCDVSTAEKLVTDERYRMISFTGSPKVGWHIRSIAGTKKVLLELGNNSAAIVHNDTASLQHAADRCALGGYGAAGQSCVSVQRIYVQEKVLDEFKELFFKSIANLKVGDPLDPDVSVGPVIDETSADRIEAWIKEATEGNATILTGGKRHGLMIEPTLLIDTTPEMNVNAGEIFGPAVTLTPYSDFKDAVKRANNTKFGLQAGIFTQDISNILYAFENFDMGGVVVNDYPTFRIDHMPYGGSKDSGLGREGIKYAIDEMTEIKLLIINNSVN; encoded by the coding sequence ATGTCTGATTATCAAAAAATGTTCGTAGCCGGTGAATGGCGGGAATCCGATAAATCGGAGAAAGTGATAAATCCGTATAACGGTGAAACTATCTGCGAGATTGCCGTTGCTCAGGATAAGGATGCGGAAGACGCAACCGCGGCAGCCGTGGAAGTTTTTGAAACGATGAAAAAGATGCCGGGCTATGAACGAAGTGAAATACTTATGAACATAGTCAAGGAAATAGAAAACAGGCGGAAAGAGCTTGTTGAGATAATGGCTGTAGATGCCGGCAGACCGGTAAGAATAGCAGAAGTAGAACTTGATCGTTCGCTCCATACCTTCACTACGGGCGCGGAAGAAGCAAAGCGGATAGGTGGAGAAGTAATTCCTATGGACGTTGTAAAAGCCGGCGTGGGATATTATGCAATGACGAAACGTTTCCCTGTCGGACCGATATTGGGGATTACGCCGTTTAATTTCCCGCTGAATCTGCTTGCGCACAAACTTGCGCCGGCAATTGCTGCCGGATGTACCCTCGTTGTTAAGGCGCCGCCGCAGGCTCCACTCACTGCTCATATTTTAGGTGAAATTACCGAGAGTGCCGGATTACCCAAAGGAGCATTTTCAGTTTTCCACTGTGACGTTTCCACGGCGGAAAAACTTGTGACCGATGAACGGTACAGGATGATCTCCTTTACGGGCAGCCCTAAAGTGGGATGGCATATTAGAAGTATCGCAGGCACAAAAAAAGTGTTGCTGGAGTTAGGGAATAATTCAGCCGCCATAGTGCATAACGATACTGCTTCACTCCAACACGCTGCCGATAGGTGCGCCCTCGGCGGATATGGCGCTGCCGGACAATCTTGTGTATCTGTCCAAAGGATATATGTTCAGGAAAAAGTTCTCGATGAATTCAAAGAGTTGTTTTTCAAATCGATAGCGAATCTTAAAGTCGGAGACCCGCTTGACCCCGACGTCTCTGTCGGTCCGGTGATTGACGAAACATCCGCAGATCGGATCGAGGCGTGGATAAAAGAAGCGACAGAAGGAAATGCGACGATTTTGACCGGAGGCAAGCGCCACGGCTTGATGATTGAGCCGACCCTTTTAATTGACACTACTCCTGAGATGAACGTAAACGCCGGGGAGATATTCGGCCCTGCTGTCACGCTGACCCCTTATTCCGATTTTAAGGATGCGGTTAAGAGAGCAAATAACACTAAATTCGGCTTACAAGCCGGCATTTTCACTCAGGACATTTCCAATATTCTTTATGCATTCGAAAATTTTGATATGGGAGGAGTAGTCGTAAACGATTATCCTACCTTCCGAATCGATCATATGCCGTACGGCGGTTCTAAAGATTCCGGTTTAGGAAGGGAAGGCATCAAGTACGCAATTGACGAAATGACCGAAATAAAACTGCTAATTATAAATAATTCGGTAAATTAA
- a CDS encoding Re/Si-specific NAD(P)(+) transhydrogenase subunit alpha — translation MIVGVPVETYPNEKRVALIPAVIPALLKLEIEVYLQKGAGENAGYLDADYENKGAKLVSDRAGIFSSADVLLGVNSLGANLEADSDSINLLRSGQIIIGLLNPLGSPEYAQKLAAIGVDAFALELLPRIARAQPMDVLSSMASIAGYKSVLLAAEALNKLFPMMITAAGTITPAHVFVVGVGVAGLQAIATAKRLGAVIRAYDVRPAVKEQVESLGAKFVEMELDTEESETSGGYAKAMDEEFYRRQREMMTQVVAESDVVITTALIPGKKAPILITEEMVKGMSTGSVIVDLAAEGGGNCELTKSGETIEAYGVQIIGTENLASTIPHHASQMYAKNLTAFLNILVENGGLNINMDDEIIRDTLLTYRGEVVNPRVKELLGMSESQSKDERSNS, via the coding sequence ATGATCGTTGGAGTTCCAGTCGAAACATATCCAAATGAAAAACGCGTAGCATTAATACCGGCGGTGATTCCCGCATTGCTCAAACTCGAAATAGAAGTTTATCTGCAAAAGGGAGCCGGTGAGAATGCGGGATATCTCGATGCAGATTATGAAAATAAGGGCGCGAAATTGGTTTCCGATAGAGCCGGGATTTTTTCCTCTGCTGATGTTCTCCTTGGTGTGAATAGTTTAGGCGCCAATCTCGAGGCGGACTCTGATAGCATTAATTTGCTGCGCTCCGGCCAGATTATTATAGGATTGCTTAATCCGCTGGGGTCTCCAGAATATGCGCAGAAACTTGCGGCAATCGGAGTTGACGCTTTTGCTCTTGAGTTACTTCCGCGGATTGCCCGCGCGCAACCGATGGATGTGTTAAGCTCAATGGCTTCAATCGCGGGTTATAAATCTGTTCTTCTTGCCGCAGAAGCGCTCAATAAACTATTCCCTATGATGATTACCGCTGCCGGCACCATTACTCCGGCTCACGTTTTTGTAGTCGGAGTGGGAGTTGCCGGACTGCAAGCGATAGCGACTGCGAAACGTCTTGGAGCTGTAATACGCGCTTATGACGTGCGACCCGCCGTAAAAGAACAGGTAGAGAGTCTCGGGGCTAAGTTTGTGGAAATGGAATTGGATACGGAAGAATCAGAAACATCGGGCGGTTACGCAAAAGCTATGGATGAGGAATTTTACCGTCGTCAAAGAGAAATGATGACGCAGGTTGTAGCGGAAAGCGATGTGGTGATAACAACGGCTTTAATACCGGGTAAAAAAGCGCCGATCTTGATCACTGAGGAGATGGTGAAGGGTATGTCAACCGGTTCGGTAATAGTTGACTTAGCGGCAGAGGGTGGCGGCAACTGCGAACTCACAAAATCAGGAGAGACAATTGAAGCGTATGGAGTACAGATAATTGGAACAGAGAATTTAGCCTCCACGATTCCTCACCATGCCAGCCAGATGTATGCGAAAAATTTGACGGCTTTTCTTAATATCTTAGTGGAAAACGGCGGACTCAACATAAATATGGATGACGAAATTATCAGGGATACTCTGCTTACGTACAGGGGCGAGGTGGTTAATCCGCGCGTGAAAGAGCTTCTTGGTATGTCGGAATCACAATCAAAAGATGAAAGGAGTAATTCCTAA
- a CDS encoding ATP phosphoribosyltransferase, protein MTKGSIDLLSGSGFSFSFREGVLYSPVSNFPLDILAIRDDDIPRYVQEGICDIGIVGSNIVEEENSDVEILSRLNFGRCRISICVPKSSRIKKVKDLKGKTIATSYPNILAKFLEEANLNSKIAEISGSTEITPAIGVADAICEIISSGSTLKIHGLDEMYEITKSEAVLIAHKSTIADKTREELIGKLLVRIQSRVLAHGKKYVAMNANVNSIEKIKTLIPGIKSPTIIPLLEDDMVALHSVVDEQKFWDVLDELKSAGASGIVVSSIDNIIQ, encoded by the coding sequence ATGACCAAAGGTTCAATTGACTTACTCAGTGGCAGCGGATTCAGCTTCTCCTTCCGGGAGGGCGTCCTTTATTCTCCCGTAAGCAATTTCCCGCTGGATATATTAGCTATCAGAGACGACGATATTCCTCGATATGTTCAGGAAGGAATCTGCGATATCGGAATTGTAGGTTCCAACATCGTGGAAGAGGAAAATTCAGATGTGGAAATTCTATCCCGTTTGAATTTCGGCAGATGCCGCATTTCTATTTGCGTTCCAAAGAGTTCGCGGATAAAAAAAGTAAAAGACCTCAAAGGTAAAACCATTGCCACATCTTACCCGAATATTCTGGCAAAATTTTTAGAGGAAGCAAACCTTAATTCAAAGATAGCCGAAATTAGCGGCTCCACTGAAATTACTCCCGCAATAGGAGTAGCTGACGCTATCTGCGAGATTATCTCCTCCGGCAGCACATTGAAAATACACGGGCTTGATGAAATGTACGAAATAACCAAGTCAGAAGCGGTATTGATAGCGCACAAATCCACTATCGCTGATAAAACCAGGGAAGAACTCATCGGCAAACTTTTGGTTCGCATCCAAAGTAGAGTGCTTGCGCACGGCAAAAAATATGTCGCAATGAATGCCAACGTAAACAGCATTGAAAAAATAAAAACCTTGATACCGGGAATTAAAAGCCCGACTATTATTCCTCTTCTCGAAGATGATATGGTCGCTCTGCATTCTGTGGTTGATGAACAGAAATTTTGGGATGTACTCGATGAATTGAAAAGTGCCGGCGCCAGCGGTATCGTTGTCTCCTCAATAGATAACATCATCCAATAA
- a CDS encoding NAD(P)(+) transhydrogenase (Re/Si-specific) subunit beta — MSKEFIELFYLIAAVLFILGLKGLSHPRTAVRGNFLGALGMLLAIVVTLLDRRIISFEVIIAGIVVGALVGAVMAYRSPMTAVPQVVAIFNGFGGGASALAVGAAFEEALGGNFIEAIDVQFSLAAVSAALIGGVSFTGSAIAFFKLQGIIKGKPILLPGRHVINIMLVLISIALSVWLVIDPSISMPFWILVGVASVLGVLLVIPIGGADMPVVISLLNAYSGLAAAGHGWVLNNSVLIIAGSLVGAAGFILTALMCKAMNRSLANVIFAGVGAVAVTEEEKDDIYAGKVKSASPEEVAMVLEGARRVVIAPGYGMAVSQAQYAVQDLANLLESRGVEVEFAIHPVAGRMPGHMNVLLAEANIPYEKLKDMDEINPTFRQTDVVLVIGANDVVNPLARESDKTIPISGMPILNVDEAQTVVIIKRSLSPGFAGIANPLFAADNCLMLFGDAKKMATELTTALKEA; from the coding sequence ATGTCTAAAGAATTTATAGAATTATTCTATCTTATAGCCGCCGTACTGTTCATCCTCGGCTTAAAGGGTCTCTCACATCCCCGAACAGCGGTACGGGGTAATTTCCTCGGCGCGCTCGGAATGTTGCTGGCTATAGTAGTAACTCTTTTGGACAGACGAATCATAAGTTTTGAGGTAATAATCGCCGGAATAGTCGTGGGAGCTCTCGTCGGCGCTGTTATGGCTTACCGCTCTCCGATGACAGCCGTGCCGCAGGTTGTGGCAATTTTCAACGGTTTTGGCGGCGGCGCTTCGGCTCTTGCTGTGGGAGCGGCATTCGAGGAAGCTCTCGGGGGGAATTTCATTGAGGCTATAGATGTGCAATTTTCTTTGGCGGCTGTTTCCGCAGCGCTAATCGGCGGCGTATCTTTTACAGGCAGTGCGATAGCTTTCTTTAAGCTTCAGGGAATCATCAAAGGAAAACCGATTTTGCTTCCCGGGAGACATGTGATTAACATAATGCTGGTCTTGATAAGCATTGCTCTTAGCGTCTGGCTGGTGATCGATCCTTCTATTTCAATGCCATTTTGGATATTGGTGGGAGTTGCTTCGGTTCTCGGAGTTCTTTTGGTAATTCCCATCGGAGGAGCGGATATGCCTGTAGTAATTTCATTGCTTAATGCTTATTCAGGGTTGGCTGCCGCCGGTCACGGTTGGGTACTTAACAACAGTGTGCTGATTATTGCGGGTTCGCTTGTTGGAGCTGCCGGATTTATACTGACCGCGCTCATGTGTAAAGCAATGAATCGTTCCCTTGCCAATGTTATTTTTGCCGGCGTGGGAGCGGTAGCTGTTACGGAAGAAGAAAAGGATGACATCTATGCCGGTAAAGTAAAATCCGCATCACCTGAGGAAGTGGCAATGGTATTAGAAGGCGCCCGGCGGGTGGTTATTGCTCCCGGATATGGAATGGCAGTTTCACAGGCTCAATATGCCGTACAGGATTTAGCAAATTTGCTTGAATCCAGAGGTGTGGAAGTTGAGTTTGCCATTCATCCCGTTGCAGGACGAATGCCCGGACATATGAATGTTCTTTTAGCGGAAGCGAATATCCCTTACGAAAAGCTCAAAGATATGGATGAAATAAACCCCACATTTCGTCAAACAGATGTGGTTTTGGTGATCGGAGCCAATGACGTTGTCAATCCTCTTGCAAGAGAATCTGACAAAACAATTCCCATTTCAGGCATGCCGATTCTTAATGTGGACGAAGCTCAGACGGTTGTAATCATAAAGCGGAGCCTGAGTCCGGGATTCGCCGGAATTGCAAATCCTCTCTTCGCGGCGGATAATTGTCTGATGCTTTTCGGCGACGCGAAGAAGATGGCAACAGAGCTCACAACTGCTTTA
- a CDS encoding cytochrome c translates to MLPPPRDFRDGVYKFRQTPSGSIPDDWDLYESITNGIHGTSMLSWREWPEEKRWLLVHYIKTFSDEFKREAPEVIEVGVPPQVTRKSIIRGRQFFIDADCWKCHGTSGRGDGPFADELRDNYGKISIPRDLTIGKNYGRGNTQRDIYITLVSGLDGTPMPSYQDAFEDMDEELWDLVNYIYSLSNK, encoded by the coding sequence ATGCTTCCCCCACCTCGCGATTTCCGGGATGGAGTCTATAAGTTTCGCCAGACTCCAAGTGGAAGTATTCCGGATGACTGGGATCTATATGAAAGTATAACAAATGGAATTCATGGGACTTCAATGTTGAGCTGGAGAGAATGGCCTGAAGAAAAACGCTGGTTGTTGGTACATTATATTAAAACCTTTTCTGATGAATTTAAAAGAGAAGCTCCGGAAGTTATCGAAGTGGGAGTGCCTCCACAGGTCACCAGAAAGAGCATAATAAGAGGAAGACAATTTTTCATAGATGCGGACTGCTGGAAATGTCACGGCACATCGGGTAGAGGAGACGGTCCGTTTGCCGATGAGCTTAGAGATAATTATGGGAAAATTTCTATTCCACGTGATCTTACAATAGGAAAGAACTATGGCAGAGGAAATACGCAGCGGGATATTTATATTACTCTCGTAAGCGGATTAGACGGAACGCCGATGCCGTCATATCAGGATGCATTTGAAGATATGGATGAGGAGCTCTGGGATTTGGTAAATTATATATATTCGCTCAGCAATAAATAA
- a CDS encoding NAD(P) transhydrogenase subunit alpha, whose protein sequence is MEVFVAALTIFVLALFVGFEVITKVPPLLHTPLMSGANAISGITLVGTLVTSGMQLTTFTTVLGFIAVAMATANVVGGFLMTHRMLGMFHRKEDNV, encoded by the coding sequence ATGGAAGTTTTCGTAGCTGCATTGACGATTTTCGTGTTAGCTCTATTTGTAGGGTTTGAAGTAATTACCAAAGTGCCGCCTCTCTTACACACACCACTAATGTCGGGAGCGAACGCTATTTCCGGAATAACATTAGTGGGCACGTTGGTGACATCAGGAATGCAGCTGACAACTTTTACTACGGTTTTGGGATTTATCGCAGTGGCTATGGCGACAGCAAATGTGGTTGGCGGTTTTCTGATGACACATCGAATGTTGGGAATGTTCCACCGGAAGGAGGATAATGTCTAA
- the hisC gene encoding histidinol-phosphate transaminase yields the protein MFELKNQIRPELLNFKPYTSARHLTEKGRVLLDANENPFDNFINIGAVVANRYPDPTSATLRAALSDYVDVPANNIFAGSGSDEIIDLLLRLFCTPNQDEVVIIEPTYGMYKVSSELNGIRTKSCLLGDDFDIDISKLEEAVSEKTKLVFCCSPNNPTGNILSTDKLLEYTRDKGLILVVDEAYIEFSSFSSLTRKAEEFPNLIVLRTLSKAWGLAGIRLGYCVAGEQIIEYLMRIKLPYNVNVLTEKVALLVLDDRIAMENAVSDILSERERIRIEFEGSDIFKKVFPSEANFLLVLCEDASKIQNYLADKSIIVRNRSSDPLLDNCLRITVGSKAQNDLLLEALRRMPV from the coding sequence ATGTTTGAACTGAAAAATCAGATACGACCGGAACTGCTCAATTTCAAACCCTATACAAGCGCTCGCCATCTTACGGAAAAAGGCAGAGTACTGTTGGACGCTAACGAGAATCCGTTTGATAATTTTATCAATATTGGAGCAGTGGTCGCCAATCGATATCCCGACCCGACTTCTGCGACTTTAAGAGCCGCCCTCTCCGATTACGTTGACGTTCCGGCTAATAATATATTCGCAGGCTCCGGTTCGGACGAGATTATTGATCTTCTGTTAAGGCTTTTCTGCACTCCGAATCAGGATGAAGTAGTTATCATCGAACCGACTTACGGGATGTATAAAGTCTCCTCAGAATTGAATGGAATCAGAACGAAATCCTGTTTGCTCGGTGATGACTTTGATATTGATATTTCCAAACTTGAGGAAGCTGTAAGTGAAAAGACAAAACTCGTTTTTTGTTGTTCGCCGAACAATCCCACCGGTAACATTCTATCTACCGATAAGCTGCTTGAATATACTCGGGACAAAGGTCTGATTTTAGTCGTAGATGAGGCGTACATTGAATTTTCCAGCTTCTCTTCACTCACTCGAAAAGCTGAAGAATTTCCTAATCTGATCGTCCTCAGGACACTTTCCAAAGCCTGGGGACTCGCGGGAATACGGTTGGGTTACTGCGTCGCAGGCGAGCAGATAATAGAATATTTAATGAGAATTAAACTTCCTTATAACGTCAATGTTTTGACCGAAAAAGTCGCCCTGCTTGTCCTTGATGACCGAATCGCTATGGAAAACGCCGTATCTGATATATTATCTGAAAGGGAACGGATACGAATCGAATTCGAAGGGTCTGATATTTTTAAAAAAGTATTTCCAAGCGAAGCGAATTTTCTGCTCGTGTTATGTGAGGACGCATCTAAAATTCAAAATTATCTCGCCGATAAAAGTATAATTGTCCGGAATCGTTCTTCTGATCCTCTTCTTGATAACTGCTTACGGATAACCGTCGGCTCAAAGGCGCAAAACGATCTTCTTCTTGAAGCTCTAAGGAGAATGCCTGTATGA
- the hisD gene encoding histidinol dehydrogenase, which yields MKIRILKSLNRKEMSALLNRNVNTESSLTANVANICLDVKNRGDKAVQSYTMEFDEVELDGFLVSKEEIDNAYENIGKNLSDSMLRARDNILKFHEAQLSPIMEITTDVGISCSREPRAIENVALYVPGGTAPLVSTVFMLGVPARLAGCERIAMSTPPNADGNINPSLLAAAKLVGIQEIYKIGGAQAIAALAYGTESIQKVDKIFGPGNQFVNAAKMFVSNDPDGVAIDLPAGPTELLIIADDSANPLFAALDLAAQAEHGTDSNVLLLTDSAQFANSVSEAISNLSLPDDRREIINICLNKSLILTVENIEEAIRFSNEYAPEHLSLQIEKADSYKDKIKNAGTVFLGSMTPAAAGDYATGANHTLPTNGNAKSYSGLSLSDFQKFITFQKTDTAGLGNIAPAVKGLSEAEGLQMHNESVQARLSDV from the coding sequence ATGAAAATACGAATTCTTAAAAGTTTAAATCGAAAAGAAATGAGTGCGTTGCTGAACAGGAATGTCAATACCGAATCCTCTTTGACAGCTAATGTTGCAAATATCTGCCTGGATGTGAAAAACCGTGGAGATAAAGCTGTTCAATCTTATACAATGGAATTTGACGAGGTTGAACTTGATGGTTTTTTAGTGTCGAAGGAGGAAATTGATAATGCTTACGAAAACATCGGGAAAAATCTTTCTGATTCAATGCTCAGAGCTCGCGATAATATTCTGAAATTTCATGAAGCGCAATTATCGCCAATCATGGAAATCACAACCGATGTGGGTATCTCGTGCAGTCGTGAACCGAGGGCTATCGAAAACGTAGCGCTTTATGTGCCGGGCGGAACTGCTCCTCTCGTTTCAACCGTTTTTATGCTCGGCGTTCCCGCCCGGTTAGCGGGATGTGAACGGATTGCGATGTCAACTCCACCCAACGCTGATGGAAATATAAATCCCTCATTACTTGCGGCTGCTAAATTGGTCGGCATTCAAGAAATTTACAAAATTGGCGGAGCGCAGGCTATTGCTGCTCTTGCATACGGCACTGAATCCATTCAAAAGGTAGATAAAATTTTCGGACCGGGAAATCAATTCGTTAATGCGGCTAAAATGTTCGTTTCGAACGACCCGGACGGCGTAGCAATAGATTTACCTGCCGGGCCGACTGAACTTTTGATTATCGCCGATGATAGCGCCAATCCTCTATTTGCAGCGCTTGATCTCGCGGCGCAAGCGGAGCATGGGACTGATTCTAACGTTTTACTGCTCACCGACAGCGCTCAGTTTGCGAATTCTGTTTCTGAAGCGATTTCAAATCTTTCTCTACCTGATGACCGCAGGGAGATTATAAATATTTGCCTAAATAAATCCCTGATTCTCACTGTTGAAAACATTGAGGAGGCTATCCGATTTTCTAACGAATACGCTCCCGAGCATCTATCCCTCCAAATAGAGAAGGCTGACTCATATAAGGACAAAATCAAAAATGCCGGAACGGTTTTTCTCGGCAGTATGACGCCCGCTGCCGCCGGCGATTACGCTACGGGTGCAAACCACACTCTTCCTACGAATGGTAACGCAAAATCTTACAGCGGATTATCCTTAAGCGATTTCCAAAAATTTATCACGTTTCAAAAGACCGACACTGCCGGCTTAGGAAACATAGCACCTGCTGTAAAAGGGTTATCGGAAGCTGAAGGACTTCAGATGCATAACGAATCTGTGCAGGCAAGGCTCAGTGATGTTTGA